The genomic segment TGTAGCTCAGGTGTAACTCAGGTGTTGCTCACGTGTAGCTCAGGTGTAACTCAGGTGTTGCTCTGGTGTAGCTCTGATTTGACCCAGTGTACCTGTCCTCTGCAGGTAAGGAGGTGGCTCCTGAGGTGGAGATGTCGATCCGGGTCTGGACTGGGGCATGGACGAGGTCATGGGGAAAGACACTAAGAAGGTCCCTCAGAAGAAAGTACCGTACGCCAAACCTATCCCCGGCACAGTTCCAACAGGTAAAGTCACCTGATGAACACCTGGACGTACATCTGAGTGAATATATGGTTAATATGCGCTAAACTCTTCATACTCTCACAGGCCTGGGCAGATAATAAAGTACCCATGATGCCCCCTGGTGGAGACCCCAAAGAGCGGAAGGTGAGCAGAAAACGGACTCGAAGAAGAAGAGTCAGGCGGAGCTGGAGCAGGGATGGCCGCGCTGCAGTACACCAACCCCATGCtgctggaggtgtgtgtgtgcacacaatccactgttgtcatggaaacagaaTACAGCACACCTTCACTAACCATCCTGACAGAATCCCTAACAACAAACACCTTTGGTTTCCATAGTAACAacctgtgtgtttcttcttttgcaGCAGATGAAGATGGACCGGATGAACACTGACGGGAACATGGGCCCCCCACAGGGACAAGGCCCCATGCCCCCTTTCCCCGGCCCAGAGGTCCTGGGGGGCCCGATGCCTCCTGGCCAGCAGGGCTTTCCCTCCCAACATGCCTCCTCAGCAAGATGCCCAACAACATGGGGCCCCCCATGGGCCCCGGAGGTATGCAGCCTCCTTTCATGCCCCCTGGACAGATGGGCCTCCATCTGGACCCCAGCCTCACCAAGGGCCCCCTCAGGGCATGATGGGGCCACCAGACATGCAAGGACCCCAAGGTATGCAGAGACATCCAGCACTCCCAGAAACATGGGTCCCAAGGGCCTCATGGAATGGGGACCCAGAGGGATGCAGGGGCCTCCCAGTGGAATGATGGGGCCCCCGCCTCGGGGAATGGTCCAAGGGACCCTCAGGGACCTCCACCTCAGGAGGCATGATGGGCCCACAGGGGAACATGATGGGCCCTCAGGTCCCATGCAGGGTGGGATGATGGGGCCTCCACCCAGGACACATGGCAACAACTATGGGATGGGCAACATGCAGGGGCCCCCTGGAGGGATGCACGGGCCCACAGGGAACATGCAGGGGCCCCGGCTAACATGCAAGGACCCCAGGCAAACATGCAAGGACCCCATGGAAACATGCAAGGACCCATGGAAACATGCAGGGGCTCCAGGAAACATGCAGGGGCCCCCGTATATGCAGCACCAGGTGAGTTGAGTTTGATTGGAGAGTAATATGGGCTGAAGGATTCCAGCTTAAAGAAGGTCATCAAAGGGTTAATCGTGACATCATCGTACTgtaacaacaataaacaaaggtgaaaaacattgaaacacatTGAgagtaaatatgaaacagactCACTGTTGTAGTGGTGAGTCTCCACGTGCTGAAGCCCCGCCCATCCAGGAAGCAGAGTGTCAGGTAGAGAGGAGATTCCAGGACCAGTTCCAGCAAGTGATGGTTTTAACTAACTGGGATTTGGTCTTTTCAGGGTCAGAACTCGGGGCCTATGATGCACGGGATGGCTCAGCCGGGGGCCAACAACAAAGGTAAGACCACCAAGAATAAAACTCTAGAGAcagcagtacccattttaaccaccaGGTGGCTgggttacatactgctcctttaatcgTACTTCTGTCCTCCAAGGAGACCCTCGAGGCCGCCACCAAACCATCACATGGGACCTCCTGACCGGCAGGGTCCTGGAGGTCCTGGAGGTCCTGACCAGGGCTCAGGACCATACTGGGGGGAGAACCAGCAGGGTCGACGAGGACCACAGGACGCCAGTCTGGACTtccacagcagagaggagggctGGAGACCTGGCTACCAGGGAGGGGGCCACAGGGGGGGCGGACACAGAGGAGGCGGGAACGGAGGGAACTGGGGCCCGACGAGAGGTTCAGTGGGGGAGAGTTAGAGGACGGAGAGACGACAGGTGAGTCAGTGAGGGGCGGAGCTTCAACCCCCCCTGAGGTCTGAACACATCTGATTCCTGGATTCGTTTGGCTGTTTCAGGTTCAGGGAGGAGGACCCGGCCGGCCCGGGGCCGAGGTTACACTGACGAGTTACTGGCGGCCAGGAGGAGGGCTACGACGCCCCCGAGGAGATGGGTCGAGGCTGGAGGGAGCAGGCAGAGGGAGACCCCCCCGAGGAGGAGGTCCACcccgggaggaggaggaggaggaggaggaggaggaggaggaggtgggaggagaCCGGAGCACGCCGTGTCCGTCACGATCACAGTCTAGAGACAATCTAACGATAACcgtttgttaccacggcaacaagaAAGTCCAGACACTAAATAGACACATTCTTcgtttgtttcctctctctcctctctctctctctctgtctctctctctctctcctctgtctctgtctgtctctctctctctctctgtctctctctctctctctctgtctcatctctctctctgtctctgtctgtctctctctctgtctctctctctctctctctctctgtctctctctctctctgtctctctctctctgtctctgtctgtctctctctctgtctctgtctgtctctctctctctgtctctctctctctctctctgtctgtctctctctctgtctctgtctctctctctgtctgtctctctctctctctctgtctctctctctctctgtctctctctctctgtctctgtctctctctctgtctctgtctgtctctctctctctctctctgtctctctctctctgtctgtctctctctctctctctgtctctctgtctctctctctctctctgtctctctctgtctctgtctctctctctgtctctctctctctctctctctgtctctctctctgtctctctctctctctctctgtctctctctctctctctctgtctctctctgtttctctgtctctctctctctctctgtctgtctctctctctctctctgtctctctctctctctctgtctctctctctctctgtctctctctgtctctgtctctctctctgtctctctctctctctctctgtctctctctctgtctctctctctctctgtctctgtctctctctctctctgtctctctctctctctctgtctctctctctctctgtctgtctctctctctgtctctgtctctctctctctctctctctgtctctctctctctctgtctctctctctctgtctctgtctgtctctctctctgtctctgtctgtctctctctctctgtctctctctctctctctctgtctgtctctctctctgtctctgtctctctctctgtctgtctctctctctctctgtctctgtctctctctctctctctctctgtctctctctctctctgtctctctgtctctctctctctctgtctctctctctgtctctctctctctgtctctctctctctctgtctctctgtctctctctctctctgtctctctctctctctctctgtctctctctctgtctctctgtctctgtctctctctctctctgtctctctctctgtctctctctctctgtctctctctctctctaggtcATGATGGTTATCGTGACACTCAGCAGATGCACGACGGGTCGTCTCCGGTTGGCAGAGAGCGCTCGTCCTCCCTGCAGGGGATGGACATGGCGTCTCTGCCCCCCCGCAAGCGTCCGTGGCAGGACGGCCCGGGAACAGGAGACCCCCGAGAGTCCCCGGGGGCCGACGGAGGTCAGAGCGgtgatttaaaacacttttttatgaAATGATAAACATCGTTTATAAGTCATCATTATGACTAACAGCTctctgcagtacacattttaaccactaggggtcagagttacatactgctcctttaaagaacaACAGACGAGATGTAACTTCAGTCCGTCTTTAATGACCTCAGGTCCAGAGAAGGTTTGTAACAGTTCATCGCTGTGCCTCTGTGTGGCGCTCTTTTTAAACCTGGTCATGTCACGTACCTGTTGACAGTAAACATCAGGTGATTTTTAacttcacatatttttttttttttttttacttgaaacaTGTTCCTTAAACTCAAGTTGGACGTTTAATTTTTTCCAAAAACAGCCGACATGTTTGAGTGTAAATATTTCATCCTCATTGTGTTTCTTGTTATTATGGTGTACCTGCAGTACCTCCACTGCCCAGCAGGGGGCCCCGCCTGCTCTCTGAATCATAAATCTGTCCGTCCCTGCAGGTCGCCCCCCTCAGGACGGAGGTTACGGTCCCCCTGGTCGAGGTGGACGAGGCGGATGGGGACCTGGAGGACCTGGACCGGTCCTCAGAAGAGGAGGACCAGCACCCAGAGGACCACCGAGGGGGGGCGGTCGGGGACGATAGTCCTGACGAAAAATACTCCCAGGATCCTCTTCTTCTCCGGCTGTCTCATCTCCGCTGGTCCCGAGAACAAGTCCAGGTCCAGTTGTGACTCACTGAGACCTTTGCTGCTGTGACGGACGCTGGCTCCTGATTGGTCCACGCTGCCTTTGCAGTGTGAGGATCACCTGAGCCGACAGGTGGAGGAGGCTCAGACTGATTTTAGTGTAAAATATTGTAGAGACTGTCGGCTGTCTTTGTTTCACAGTGAAAACGTCGTcgctttgtgtctttttgtaaaacatttctaTGTTTGGTGTTTTCACTGAGGTGGACAATAAAGATTCACACTTCAACTCAGCGGGTTGGGAAGTcatggagggggaggagtcatggagggggaggagtcagcagGAATGTATAAGAGACGTGAAAACAAACTCAGATTTCAAAACAAGAATCctttaatgcaaaataaagttAGTCcgtctctgccacacacacacacacacacacacacacacacacacacacacacacacacacacacacacacacacacacacacacacacacacacacacacacacacacacacacacacacacacacacacacacacacacacacacacacacacacatatcaaccaatcaatcacagGCCAGTAATCATCCGCCTGTACAGGAATGTTCTGACAGCTTTAAAGTTGGTCCTGTCTACACTGGGACCCCCGGAGAGGCCCCCAGGGACCCCGCTTTAGTGCATTCAGCCTGCTGGCTCTGGAGGTCTGTCCCGGTTCAGATCGGCATTGTTTTCCCGGTGACGGTTCTTTTGATGGCTGACGCCGCCATCCCCCCCATGAACCGGATCCCGGCGCTGCCCCCGGGCAGCAGCGACACCACGTAGCCGACGATGACGGTGACCTGCAGGGCGGCTCCCAGCGCGGTCAGCACGGTGCTGTGGAGGCTCATAGCCGCGTACAGAGTCCCTCCGAGGGCGCACAGGTAGACGGCGGCTCCGGGGGAGGTGGGCAGCCCGGCCAGGAGCCTGCTGGGGCCCCGCAGCACCGCAGCGGCCGCGATGGCGAACAGCGAACCGAGCGACCAGAGCAGCGCGAACTTCCGCGCGTACAGCAGCAGGAGCGGCGCGTACAGCGCGGACAGGCCGAAGCACAGCGCGGagaacgacacacacacaccgaaggCCACCAGCCGCTGCCGGCGGCTCAGGCCCGGCAGGCAGGGGTCCGGCTCGGCCGACCACGGCCAGGAGAATCCGCTGTTACCGCTGGAGCTCTGGCCGGACGGACTTCCGCCGCGGTTTCCGGGCCATGGACTCGACCAATGTCCGAACCAGCTCCCGGATACCGGCTCCGGGTCGTTCATGTCCACTGTGGTGCTGGACCCGGAAAGGGTTTTAGCGCCGCCACCTTTGGATTGAGCCAAATACTCCTGAAGCTGTCTGTTCAGTTCCGCCATGACGGAGAAGCTAACAGGCTAATGTTTGTGACGCTAACTTTTCTTCTTCGTGTCTCTCTCCAAACTTCCGTATTGACTTCTTCTGCCCCCCTCCGGACAGAACGAGAATCACACCTGAGAATCACCAGGTGAAACAAAGCGACAgagaaatcaaagtttaaaggCCCATTTCAACccccctaacacacacacacacacacacacacacacacacacacacacacacacacacacacacacacacacacacacacacacacacacacgctggctAATTAACAGTAAATCACAGGAATAACCTGAAATAAAGGAACATCACTcgagataaaaatgtaattcagatgtttgttttggagGGTGATGAGTCACTGACACACTGAATCTGTTCTTTACAtcaacagcagaaataaagtttattctttacattttgatttaaaccTTTCAGACATGAGAAACTTTGAACATTTGAGTCTGTCTTTATAatactaaataataataatactttataatataatatatataaatataataatcatTGAGGCTCAGCTGTTTCATGTTTGAAGTCACGTGACGGGTCGACTTTTCAGCTGTGGGACTAAAATTAACCCTTCAGTTCATTGGCTGAATGACTGACATACAGCCTTCtaaggcgtgtgtgtgtgtgtgtgtgtgtgcgtgtgtgtgtgtgtgtgtgtgtgtgtgtgtgtgtgtgtgtgtgtgtgtgtgtgtgtgtgtgtgtgtgtgtgtgtgtgtgtgtgtgtgtgtgtgtgtgtgtgtgtgtgtgtgtgtgtgtgtgtgtgtgtgtgtgtgtgtgtgtgtgttcattcagTGCAGCGATCAGAGAAACAACCAAAGCTTAACTGAAGGAAGAGCCAGcagcaggtaacacacacacacacacacacacacacacacacacacacacacacacacacacacacacacacacacacacacacacatacaggtttCAACATTTCACTCTGAGACtctgttagcctagcttagcacaaagagtTGAATTAAAGCTGTAGTGTGGTGTGCAGTGTTGGGAGggttactttttaaatgtgttccccTACAGATTACTGATTACATGTCCTAAAATGTAATCTGTAATGTGTTCCCTTGGATTACTCAAGTAAAGTAATGTATTCTAAATACTTTTGGATTACTTTTAGCTCACTTCAAAATCGTCTAGCTGAGCGTGTTTATCTGGAACAGTGAATTTAGTTAACACATGCTTTGGAGAACGATCTAATTACTGTCTTCAGAGAAAaagtacacaaaacacaaatgtggtCAATTTTGTCCTGCAACCTCGTGGTGCCAATACATTAATGGACTAAATGGCAGGCTGCTGGCATGTACAACAGAAGAGGTCCACCGAGAgtggattgtttttaattctgccaAATGTGCTTTCCTCCATCATTCATTTTGCCACTTGTTAAACTCTCAGGGACTGATTCACTGAgctcccaagtaaagagtactaaattgtgtgttcactccaaaagtttgcatgtttggttggtgggcgttttgcgggtgatctactaagaaaatttgcgtgaatgacaccaggtgcaaaccttgtggaggcggagctatttaagttaggttgttctactggtttacatcacggagagtttggacagaaagcaggacgactgcaagcgcaaaacaGGTATTAGAgagagaggcaaataaacacacaatacTTTAGagttataggagataaatctgaatGTTACAAAGAACATGTGGTTATAAGAAAACCtgggcattaaacagggcctctcttttcttcatcttaagaatgaagtgtcatacattgagcaggaggtgtgagctgtgtcctctgtggaccGGGCGCTCTACACTCCCTGTTGTTGTGCAGCAGACAGCTGGTCAGCGCTgcgtctgatcggacataaatgaTCTGGAAAGAGGTAttgaagacgggggtacaaacagtggtgaggtcccccaatcagagcgtcctacagagtatcagcagctttagagggaggagacgagcgcattatggagaggagcgcaccgcagggggcgagctggaggagagacgcacagcccgagaaaaaggaaatcccagtttaacatataatgttggtgaaaagagggaaataggaagatgtaaatgttgaaattctatagaatgcagaggctgtggatgttcagttttctttggcaacaacagcctgtagtttaatcacggtgtttctcttccttaacgattagaatactgaatcaaattaaaaaataaaggcatgacatttattcttctgtcatttgaaagatGGAAACACTGTGATGTTGGGGCCTTCTTGACCAGGTTTGTAGGTAAAATGTTCTCTGAATTTCCATGTCAACAATGCatgtttgtcctcctcctggtcGTTTGTCTCATCCTCTGCCATTGTCATTGTGTGGAAAGTGCTCTCGCACATTGACTTGCAGCGTACCTGCGCACATAGAGCCACCTGCTACCTGCGTGTAGTGCCGTGAAGTAATCCCTACAAGTAATCCTTTTTTGAGAAAGTAACTGTATTCAGAATACACCAATTTAAACTGTAACTATAACGGAACAcagttattttgtattttaaatacgtAACGTCGTTACATGTAATCCGTTACTTCCCAACCCTGGTGGTGTGTtatgttgtgtattgttgtgttgttgtgttgttgtttattgttgttgtgtgttgtgtgatgttgtgtgttgttgtgttgttgtttattgttgtgttgttgtgtgttgttgtttattgtttgttgttgtgttgttgtgtggtgttgtgtgatgttgtgtattgttgttgtgtgatgttgttgtttgttgttgtgtattttgttgttgtgttgttgtgatgttgtgtattgttgtgtattGTGTTGTGTAATattgtgatgttgtgtgttgtgtattgttgtgttgttgtgtgttgtgtattattgtgatgttgtgtattgtattgttatgatgttgtgtgttgttatgatgttttgtgtattgttgtgttgttgtgatgttgtgtttattgttgtgtttattgttgtgttgtttgttgttgtgatgttgtgtgttgtgtattattgtgatgttgtgtgttgttgtgtgttgtgtattattgtgatgttgtgtattgtattgttatgatgttgtgtgttgttatgatgttttgtgtattgttgtgttgttgtgatgttgtgtttattgttgtgtttattgttgtgttgtttgttgttgtgatgttgtgtgttgtgtattattgtgatgttgtgtgttgtgtattgttgtgtattgttgtggtgttgtgtgttgttgtgttgtggtgttgtgtattattgtgatgttgtgtattgtattgttatgatgttgtgtgttatgtgttgttatgatgttttgtgtattgttgtgtgttgttgtgatgttgtgtgtgttgttgtgatgttgtgtttattgttgtgtgttgttgttgttgtgatgttgtgtgttgtgatgttgtgtgttgtggtgttgtgtgttgtgtattgttgtgatgttgtgtgtgttgtgtgttgttgtgatgttgtgtattgttgtggtgttgtgatgttgtgtgttgttatgatgttttgtgtattgttgtgttgttgtgatgttgtgtttattgttgtgtttattgttgtgttgtttgttgttgtgatgttgtgtgttgtgtattattgtgatgttgtgtgttgttgtgtgttgtgtattattgtgatgttgtgtattgtattgttatgatgttgtgtgttgttatgatgttttgtgtattgttttgtgtattgttgtgttgttgtgatgttgtgtttattgttgtgtttattgttgtgttgtttgttgttgtgatgttgtgtgttgtgtattattgtgatgttgtgtgttgtgtattgttgtgatgttgtgtgttgtgtattattgtgatgttgtgtattgttgtggtgttgtgtgttgttgtgttgtggtgttgtgtattattgtgatgttgtgtattgtattgttatgatgttgtgtgttatgtgttgttatgatgttttgtgtattgttgtgtgttgttgtgatgttgtgtttattgttgtgtgttgttgttgttgtgatgttgtgtgttgtggtgttgtgtgttgtgtattgttgtgatgttgtgtgtgttgtgtgttgttgtgatgttgtgtattgttgtggtgttgtgatgttgtgtgttgtgttgttgtggtgtTGTGTATTATTGTGGTGTTGTGTGTTGTATTGTTatgatgttgtgtgttgttgtgtttattgttgtgtgttgttgtgatgttgtgtgttgtgtattgttgtgtattattgtggtgttgtgtattgttgtgatgttgtgtgttgtgtattattgtgatgtgtgttgtgtattgttgtgttgttgtgtattattgtgatgtattgtattattgtgatgttgtgtgttgttatgatgttttgtgtgttgttgtgttgttgtgtgttgtgtattattgtgatgttgtgtgttgtttattgttgtgttgttgtgtattgttatgatgttgtgtgttgttgtgtgatgtgttgtgtttattgttgtgtgttgttgtggtgatgttgttgttgtgatattgtgtgttgttgtgtattgttgtgtgttgttgttgtgtattgttgtgtgttgttgtggtgatgttgtttattgttgtgtattgttgtgatgttgtgtgttgttgtttgtcgttgtttattgttgtgttgttgttgtgatgttgtgtgttgttgtttattgttgtgttgttgttgtgatgttttgtattgttgtttgttgttgtttattgttgtgttgttgtgatgttgtttgtcgttgtttattgttgtgttgttgttgtgtgttgttgtgtttccagCAGCAGTGACAGATGGAGACCTAGCTGAGCACAAACTAAAACTGATCAAACACAGTGAGGGATGTTTTTATGctcatgctaagctaggctaacagatTCACCATGTTTCTAAGCTTTAAGCTCAGACAAACATGTTTAACCTGCTActagtctttatgctaagctaggctaacagatTGAGCCtgcttccagtctttatgctaagctaggctaacagatTCAGCCtgcttccagtctttatgctaagctaggctaacagatTAAGCCTGCTTCTAGTCTTTACGCGTAGCTAGGCTAAGAAATTCCCTCTGATTCTagtgtttatgctaagctaggctaaatgATTGTATTCTTTGTTCATACTGTAGATAGACTAACAGATTCAGCCTGCTtcaagtctttatgctaagctaggctaacagatTGAGCCTGCTtctagtctttatgctaagctaggctaacagatTGAGCCTGCTtcaagtctttatgctaagctaggctaacagaGTCACCATGCTTCTGGTCTTTATGTTTGACTAAGCTATGGGATTTATTGTTTATGCTATGCTAGGCTAACAGATTGAGCCTGCTtctagtctttatgctaagctaggctaacagatTCAGCTTGCTtcaagtctttatgctaagctaggctaacagaGTCACCATGCTTCTGGTCTTTATGTTTGACTAAGCTATGGGATTTATTGTTTATGCTATGCTAGGCTAACCCTGTCCAGGTGTCTGTGGTCTCACCTGTGCTCAGTTTGTTTCAGGAGTAAATCAACACTAACGTGTGTTTTCTGACAGATCATGTCTGTCTCTCAGATCACCCCCACGCTGTTCCTGGGAGGGGCCGACGCCCCACTCAACGCCTCGCTGATGTCACAGAAAGGCATCACGCTGATCGTCAACGCCACCATTAACCACGCCTGCCCCGCATACCCAGGGGTGGAGTTTGTGCGGGTTCCCGTGTCGGACCTGCCCAGCGCTCGCCTTGGAGACCACTTTGACCGGGTGGCTGAGCGTATCCATGGAAACCATGCAGGTGGCACTCTGGTGCACTGTGCCGCAGGCATGAGCCGCTCCCCGGCGCTGGTGATGGCATACTTGATGCGTTTCAGAGCAGTGACTCTGTGCCAGGCGCACCGCTGGGTTCAGGAGAGTCGGCCGTACGTGCGTCTGAACGCTGGCTTCTGGGAGCAGCTGCTGCGGTACGAGAGGAAGCTGTACGGGAAAAATACTGTCAGGGTTGCTGCGGTCGAGGAAACGCCACCACCGCCACTCACACCGAGGACGCAGAGGTGGACGCGGGCGATGCCGCCGCAGCAGACAAACTGGTTAACGCAGGTTCCAAGGTCACCTGTGATGAGCCGGGCGTCTCTGATTTCACGCTCACAGTTGCTGACTCCAACAAACCAACGAA from the Labrus bergylta chromosome 4, fLabBer1.1, whole genome shotgun sequence genome contains:
- the wdr33 gene encoding LOW QUALITY PROTEIN: pre-mRNA 3' end processing protein WDR33 (The sequence of the model RefSeq protein was modified relative to this genomic sequence to represent the inferred CDS: inserted 5 bases in 5 codons; deleted 7 bases in 5 codons) gives rise to the protein MATDISSPQRFFHMPRFQHQAPRQVFYKRPDFAQQQAMQQLTFDGKRMRKAVNRKTIDYNPSVIRHLENRLWQRDHRDFRAVQPDAGCYNELVPPVGMLNNPMNAVTTKFVRTSTNKVKCPVFVIRWTPEGRRLVTGASSGEFTLWNGLTFNFETILQAHDSPVRAMTWSHNDMWMLTADHGGYVKYWQSNMNNVKMFQAHKEAIREARFIPNLPFSVVKPSLCCSLTARRGRHVFTLLLWLIHDRCKCVLLQHCSDLLLMFMWLMSCFSLCVNKVIDRYLSLLWVEMSRRDQCKEVAPEVEMSXPGLDWGMDEVMGKDTKKVPQKKVPYAKPIPAQFQQAWADNKVPMMPPGGDPKERKXEQKTDSKKKSQAELEQXMAALQYTNPMLLEQMKMDRMNTDGNMGPPQGQGPMPPFPGPEVLGGPMPPGQQGFPSNMPPQQMPNNMGPPMGPGGMQPPFMPPGQMGPSGPQPHQGPPQGMMGPPDMQGPQGMQRHPAXPRNMGPKGLMEWGPRGMQGPPSGMMGPPPRGMVQGTLRDLHLRRHDGPTGEHDGPSGPMQGGMMGPPPRTHGNNYGMGNMQGPPGGMHGPTGNMQGXPANMQGPQANMQGPHGNMQGPMETCRGSRKHAGAPVYAAPGSELGAYDARDGSAGGQQQRRPSRPPPNHHMGPPDRQGPGGPGGPDQGSGPYWGENQQGRRGPQDASLDFHSREEGWRPGYQGGGHRGGGHRGGGNGGNWGPTRGSVGESSGRRTRPEEGYDAPEEMGRGWGAGRGRPPRGGGHDGYRDTQQMHDGSSPVGRERSSSLQGMDMASLPPRKRPWQDGPGTGDPRESPGADGGQSGRPPQDGGYGPPGRGGRGGWGPGGPGPVLRRGGPAPRGPPRGGGRGR
- the sft2d3 gene encoding vesicle transport protein SFT2C; amino-acid sequence: MAELNRQLQEYLAQSKGGGAKTLSGSSTTVDMNDPEPVSGSWFGHWSSPWPGNRGGSPSGQSSSGNSGFSWPWSAEPDPCLPGLSRRQRLVAFGVCVSFSALCFGLSALYAPLLLLYARKFALLWSLGSLFAIAAAAVLRGPSRLLAGLPTSPGAAVYLCALGGTLYAAMSLHSTVLTALGAALQVTVIVGYVVSLLPGGSAGIRFMGGMAASAIKRTVTGKTMPI
- the si:ch1073-184j22.2 gene encoding dual specificity protein phosphatase 18 isoform X1; translated protein: MSVSQITPTLFLGGADAPLNASLMSQKGITLIVNATINHACPAYPGVEFVRVPVSDLPSARLGDHFDRVAERIHGNHAGGTLVHCAAGMSRSPALVMAYLMRFRAVTLCQAHRWVQESRPYVRLNAGFWEQLLRYERKLYGKNTVRVAAVEETPPPPLTPRTQRWTRAMPPQQTNWLTQVPRSPVMSRASLISRSQLLTPTNQRRRGTKSSSFKV
- the si:ch1073-184j22.2 gene encoding dual specificity protein phosphatase 18 isoform X2 produces the protein MSQKGITLIVNATINHACPAYPGVEFVRVPVSDLPSARLGDHFDRVAERIHGNHAGGTLVHCAAGMSRSPALVMAYLMRFRAVTLCQAHRWVQESRPYVRLNAGFWEQLLRYERKLYGKNTVRVAAVEETPPPPLTPRTQRWTRAMPPQQTNWLTQVPRSPVMSRASLISRSQLLTPTNQRRRGTKSSSFKV